A stretch of Besnoitia besnoiti strain Bb-Ger1 chromosome V, whole genome shotgun sequence DNA encodes these proteins:
- a CDS encoding hypothetical protein (encoded by transcript BESB_060990), translating to MAYPSQESERMESRVDRGLSERHEASGLAAATVHQPTNPSSVHSHLLNSLSKSNCDNGQEVQKTNAELSCGFQREGFYGDDTKRGFSLVPDQDSVDDDDTKSVYGAPNWGDTRPQESEDACCPVIWTMTAEELFGFDITSTCRPERLLQCGQERVPVEPASPDDAVRQVLRAEANAAEIVNRAERLRGILRQRVVAEVEDEAKRFTATQEVLFQAKARNLREDLDEFVAQESARVDAFVERTHRGIEKRRQRATQDIVGEVLKVDVSCPIEAVKRFGTRDQLVAFAEERSKRAMQVIHHPPGDAMERDTDIITWDDQGRARVEHRSASTKRRSVTELGSFWIRHQSRAEQHSSRPLVLLSTRSWHESDDEKPAESHFPRLRSLSECPQDNRAMLTESRGLLSPKPDPWSHDIPDEEGSSFPLLEKGRLSSGDSPRSVHSPTVYASKGRRLESGQECVHGERDWVSGHYCALEEPTTHRNSE from the exons ATGGCTTACCCTTCCCAAGAGTCTGAGCGCATGGAGAGTCGAGTGGACCGCGGGTTGTCTGAACGCCACGAGGCATCGGGATTGGCTGCCGCCACCGTGCACCAGCCAACCAACCCTAGCAGTGTGCATAGCCATTTGTTGAACTCGCTTTCGAAAAGCAATTGCGACAACGGCCAAGAAGTGCAGAAGACGAATGCAGAACTCAGTTGCGGTTTTCAGCGCGAAGGCTTCTATGGAGACGACACAAAACGAGGTTTTTCTCTGGTTCCCGACCAGGATTCGGTTGATGACGATGACACCAAGTCCGTGTACGGCGCGCCGAATTGGGGTGACACGCGACCacaagaaagcgaagacgctTGCTGTCCTGTGATCTGGACCATGACTGCCGAGGAGCTGTTCGGCTTTG ACATCACGTCAACGTGCAGGCCGGAACGCTTATTGCAATGCGGACAAGAACGAGTGCCCGTCGAGCCAGCCTCTCCGGATGACGCTGTGCGGCAGGTActccgcgcagaggcaaaCGCGGCGGAGATCGTCAATCGTGCCGAGCGCCTCCGTGGAATTCTTCGACAGCGAGTTGTTGCTGAAGTGGAGGATGAAGCGAAACGCTTCACGGCGACCCAGGAGGTCTTATTCCAAGCCAAGGCTAGAAAC TTGCGCGAAGATCTGGATGAGTTCGTCGCTCAAGAATCAGCACGCGTAGACGCCTTTGTGGAACGAACCCACCGGGGGATCGAGAAGCGCCGACAACGAGCCACGCAGGACATTGTCG GAGAAGTGTTGAAAGTTGATGTGTCGTGCCCAATTGAGGCAGTTAAACGATTTGGCACGCGGGACCAGCTGGTGGCGTTCGCAGAGGAGCGTAGCAAGCGTGCCATGCAGGTTATTCACCACCCTCCCGGGGACGCgatggagagagacacagataTCATAACGTGGGATGACCAAGGCCGAGCCCGAGTAGAGCATCGGTCTGCTTCCACCAAACGGCGCAGCGTTACCGAGCTCGGGAGCTTTTGGATCCGTCATCAGAGCAGAGCGGAGCAACACTCATCCAGGCCTCTAGTGTTATTGAGCACGCGCTCTTGGCACGAGTCCGATGACGAGAAACCCGCGGAAAGCCActttccgcgtctgcgttcgCTTTCAGAGTGCCCACAGGATAATCGTGCCATGTTGACCGAGAGCAGGGGACTCCTAAGTCCGAAACCTGATCCGTGGTCCCACGACATCCCTGACGAAGAAGGTTCATCCTTTCCTCTCTTGGAGAAAGGCCGCCTGTCTTCAGGAGACAGCCCGCGTTCCGTGCATTCGCCCACGGTGTATGCATCGAAAGGGCGTCGTCTAGAGTCCGGACAGGAGTGTGTTCACGGGGAACGCGACTGGGTCTCCGGGCACTATTGCGCGCTCGAAGAACCCACCACGCATAGAAATTCTGAGTGA
- a CDS encoding calcium-dependent protein kinase CDPK2 (encoded by transcript BESB_060980) — protein sequence MPLKTSWQCSCSATFPGDLLMLVGNHERVGNWNPQKAVILSTDASSFPTWRSNEVFFEEQQPLRLEYKLIIRRSSGEIYWEPIATNRVVNLTANTSSVTENVWGSLATCSITFFPLQPLPSPSFYKHVSAAASQKDGVSPRVRSCASISGGSTSDDCQNAQSPGASQGAGGLAATAGKPAAGSAGRGTKGYMAHRQCSGAQGRTSSSTQAADEAAGGGNRVSFKRSAFILANTRPITAYYTISKTIGRGTWGEVKLVIDNETGARRAAKKIPKCYVEDADRFRQEIEIMKSLDHPNIVRLYETFEDVTDFYLVMEYCTGGELFDRLVHQGVFTEALACRIMRQILAAVAYCHAHRVAHRDLKPENFLFLHDNPESPIKLIDFGLAARFRPGQPMRTRAGTPYYVSPQVLEGRYGPECDVWSAGVMMYILLCGYPPFNAPSDRGIMNKVRAGHYTFPDSEWNRVSLQAKDLISRLLDRHPRTRISADQALRHPWFVMHAPGDHFEPLGLDILSKFRRFQGLSRLKKLALTVIAQHLEDSEIEGLKNVFTQLDTEGDGVLTVEEIRKGIERSGVHLPPDMVLEDVLREVDTAGTGSIDYTEFIAACLHQSHYIREEACRAAFRVLDINGDGHVSAQELRQVFHMAGDLETDATAELLEADADGDGRITFEEFCGLMRKVPSLALVTEHTVSMMRRTCSRTNMSASNLSTPSG from the exons ATGCCGCTCAAAACTTCGTGGCAGTGTTCCTGCAGCGCCACCTTCCCAGGTGACCTGTTGATGCTGGTGGGTAACCACGAGCGAGTGGGCAACTGGAACCCGCAGAAGGCAGTGATTCTGTCGACGGACGCATCCTCCTTTCCGACCTGGCGCTCGAACGAGGTCTTCTTCGAGGAGCAGCAGCCTCTCCGCCTGGAGTACAAGCTGATTATTCGCCGGTCCTCTGGGGAGATCTACTGGGAACCCATCGCTACCAACCGCGTGGTGAACTTGACGGCCAACACCTCCTCAGTGACCGAGAACGTTTGGGGATCCCTCGCGACGTGCTCGATAACTTTCTTCCCGCTGCAACCGctcccctctccctcgtttTACAAACATGTctcagccgcggcctcgcagaagGACGGGGTCTCGCCGCGAGtccgctcctgcgcctccatcTCAGGCGGCTCCACGTCAGACGACTGCCAAAACGCGCAGAGCCCAGGGGCCtcgcagggcgccggcgggctcgcggcgaccgcagggAAGCCGGCGGCAGGCTCAGCGGGCCGGGGGACCAAGGGGTACATGGCGCATCGCcagtgcagcggcgcccaggGGCGCACCTCCAGCAGCACGCAAGCTGCGGACGAagcagccggcggaggaAACCGTGTCTCGTTCAAACGCTCGGCTTTCATTCTCGCCAACACACGCCCCATTACTGCCTACTACACCATTTCCAAGACGATCG GTCGCGGCACGTGGGGAGAAGTCAAGCTGGTGATTGACAATGAGAcaggcgctcgccgagcCGCGAAGAAAATTCCAAAGTGCTACGTTGAAGACGCCGATCGTTTTAGGCAAGAAATCGAGATTATGAAGAGTCTAGACCACCCGAACATCGTGCGTCTGTACGAAACTTTCGAAGATGTGACTGACTTTTATTTAGTGATGGAGTACTGCACGGGTGGCGAACTCTTCGATCGGCTGGTGCACCAAGGTGTCTTCACAGAGGCCCTCGCGTGCCGCATCATGCGCCAGATTTTGGCGGCAGTCGCGTACTGCCACGCCCACCGAGTCGCGCACAGAGACTTGAAGCCAGAGAATTTCCTATTTTTGCACGACAACCCGGAGTCGCCGATCAAGCTCATCGACTttggcctcgccgcgcgtttcCGGCCTGGTCAGCCGATGCGAACGAGAGCGGGGACGCCCTACTACGTCTCGCCCCAG GTGCTCGAAGGACGCTACGGCCCAGAGTGCGATGTATGGTCTGCCGGCGTGATGATGTACATTCTGCTGTGCGGCTACCCTCCGTTCAATGCGCCTTCGGACCGGGGAATCATGAACAAAGTGCGCGCGGGGCACTACACGTTCCCAGACAGCGAGTGGAatcgcgtctcgctgcaggcCAAGGACCTCATTTCGCGTCTGCTCGACCGCCATCCGCGCACACGCATCAGCGCCGaccaggcgctgcggcaccCCTGGTTTGTAATGCACGCCCCGGGTGACCACTTCGAGCCGCTCG GCCTGGACATCTTGAGCAAGTTCCGTCGGTTCCAGGGACTGAGCCGTCTGAAGAAACTGGCTCTGACAGTCATCGCGCAGCACCTGGAGGACTCGGAAATTGAAGGGCTGAAGAATGTGTTCACGCAGCTCGACACTGAGGGCGACGGTGTACTGACAGTGGAGGAGATTCGCAAGGGAatcgagcgcagcggcgtccaCTTGCCACCCGACATGGTTTTGGAAGACGTGCTAAGAGAGGTCGACACTGCCGGCACGGGCAGCATCGACTACACGGAATTCATTGCGGCGTGTCTTCACCAGTCGCACTATATCCGCGAGGAAGCATGTCGGGCTGCTTTCCGTGTCCTGGATATCAACGGAGACGGCCACGTCAG CGCTCAAGAACTGCGTCAGGTGTTCCACATGGCGGGCGACCTCGAGACCGACGCGACTGCGGAGTTGTTGGAGGccgacgcggacggcgacggccgcatCACTTTCGAAGAATTCTGCGGCCTGATGCGCAAGGTTCCCTCGCTGGCTCTGGTGACAGAGCACACAGTTTCGATGATGCGTCGCACCTGCTCGCGGACCAATATGAGCGCGTCCAATCTGTCTACTCCGTCGGGTTGA
- a CDS encoding peptide methionine sulfoxide reductase (encoded by transcript BESB_061000), which yields MNMRFIPRCVVTQLESGSRREGFHGIRPLILLAASAFPLCVSDSFPVRRRGQEVYYPTLRTKHYASEIARCVSMSASRERGEEPDHTPNFLPGVDRTKPFSRLLVGAGCFWGVEKLFRKEFGDKLRATTVGYAGGARENPLYKDVCTGQTGHYEVVEIQFFEDKTSLSDILRFFWRIHDPTTLNRQGNDVGQQYGSAVFVYSPEQRRIAEAVKEEMQSHWSAELTTAIFGGTPSLPCVRFWKAEDYHQLYLERNPRGYCNHRVRF from the exons ATGAACATGCGTTTCATACCCCGTTGCGTCGTCACACAGTTAGAAagcggcagcagaagagaaggatTCCATGGCATACGCCCACTAATTCTGCTTGCTGCTTCCGCTTTTCCGCTCTGCGTCAGCGATTCTTTCCCAGTACGGCGTCGCGGCCAGGAGGTATATTACCCAACGCTCCGTACCAAACACTACGCGAGTGAAATTGCAAGGTGTGTCTCAATGTCGGCATCGCGCGAACGTGGCGAAGAACCTGACCATACCCCCAACTTCCTGCCTGGGGTTGATCGAACAAAGCCTTTCAGTCGGTTGCTTGTTGGCGCTGGATGCTTCTGGGGCGTGGAAAAGCTGTTCAGGAAGGAATTCGGAGATAAGCTTCGAGCAACAACAGTTGGCTATGCTGGAGGTGCCAGAGAAAACCCGTTGTACAAGGACGTGTGTACGGGGCAAACGGGGCATTATGAGGTCGTTGAGATCCAATTTTTTGAAGATAAGACCTCGCTTTCAGATATACTCCGATTCTTCTGGAGAATCCACGACCCAACAACTTTGAACAG GCAAGGAAACGACGTGGGTCAGCAATACGGGTCGGCAGTGTTTGTGTACTCTCCCGAACAACGTCGGATCGCGGAGGCAGTGAAGGAAGAAATGCAGAGCCACTGGTCGGCCGAACTTACGACCGCGATATTTGGAGGGACGCCCAGTTTGCCGTGCGTACGTTTCTGGAAGGCAGAGGATTACCACCAGTTATACCTCGAACGAAATCCTCGTGGCTACTGCAATCATCGAGTGCGTTTTTGA
- a CDS encoding hypothetical protein (encoded by transcript BESB_061010), translating to MRTKSIARLCILVPLVAGSPVSALETDQAPNHVIQQLRQQIGNQQQAVAALEQEVAGLLRELRSGREEFQAGAGGGLRLEINYPHPGGAGAEASSEAFPWAREEEAAAGPIPIMVVKPSSVADVESAMTQVMEQEAAMTGVSEAQVNAPMPFQVKSPEQQLDDAVAAIDKLEAEKTHYKYDIENLQRNYAA from the exons ATGAGGACAAAAAGCATTGCGAGACTGTGTATCCTGGTGCCGTTGGTGGCGGGATCACCAGTTTCCGCCCTTGAAACTGACCAAGCCCCGAACCACGTAATTCAGCAGCTCCGGCAGCAAATTGGCAATCAGCAGCAAGCTGTCGCGGCACTCGAGCAAGAGGTTGCTGGGCTTCTGAGGGAGCTACGGTCGGGAAGGGAAGAATTTCAAGCTG GCGCCGGGGGTGGCCTGCGGTTGGAGATTAACTATCCGCATCCagggggcgcgggcgccgaagcTTCCAGTGAGGCATTTCCAT gggcgcgagaggaagaggcagcagctg GGCCCATTCCTATTATGGTCGTTAAGCCATCATCCGTGGCCG ATGTGGAGAGTGCCATGACGCAAGTCATG GAGCAAGAGGCCGCAATGACTGGCGTGAGCGAGGCTCAAGTCAACGCCCCGATGCCTTTCCAAGTAAAGTCACCTGAACAGCAACTCGAT GATGCAGTTGCGGCTATTGACAAACTGGAAGCGGAAAAAACTCACTACAAATACGACATCGAGAACCTCCAAAGAAACTACGCCGCCTAG
- a CDS encoding hypothetical protein (encoded by transcript BESB_061020) has protein sequence MDEPLHVTINRLSAPCLSTDGLAELHGLLQDRASNLVQTPGALKDMISSISHAKCSLGICHLLARLWDVGCEEFESFAFEETMNFLVQCQGSQIQRCPEEFISVVKSTTRFALDAQEQPAEGPATSSPASVPSFSSRLLEPLLEGAEKFRPARHIITSADTAALQLCLSTGLYDRARRVINRDAFELKKLFCHDLHDCIAYFAMAGEVWAALQEHEKAFHALDMALSLPSATDETLYLQADAYKRFVLLSLMLRGRVIRPPPPSPSGEEALRMATYHQAIGEHALVFPGASTRTLAKRDAPASSRLASGARNTRASLSAFLAARLHGLSEAIRVHAAQLKEENNLELAQELIASVRYRQVEELSRIFLALPLASFRRRMDVASDAEAVRLLASLPVKKGSPPLCAYDEEKQVVCFRGPYASASPPAGESSAEGADASAAARGDLKRQIEESLQRVSSISRRLRAVEARVTESEGFERFMNEVSDAGEGGGRGGGRTRSEGDEGHSAEAYVEDCWRPVEDGVLEREEEMQVVSFEEEGAG, from the exons ATGGACGAGCCACTTCACGTCACGATTAATAGGTTGTCCGCGCCGTGCCTGTCGACGGACGGGCTAGCGGAACTTCATGGGCTCTTGCAAGATCGGGCATCCAATTTGGTCCAGACTCCCGGCGCTCTGAAAGATATGATCTCGAGCATCTCGCACGCGAAGTGTTCGCTTGGAATATGCCACCTTCTGGCACGGTTGTGGGACGTCGGATGCGAG GAGTTCGAGAGTTTTGCGTTTGAGGAGACGATGAACTTCCTGGTACAGTGCCAGGGCTCACAGATTCAGCGGTGTCCGGAGGAATTCATTTCCGTGGTCAAGTCCACTACGCGATTTGCATTGGATG CTCAAGAGCAGCCCGCCGAGGGGCCAGCGACTTCTTCGCCCGCCAGCGTCCCCTCCTTTTCGTCTCGCTTACTCGAACCTCTcctcgaaggcgcggagaagtTCCGGCCTGCGCGACACATTATCACGTCGGCAGATACGG CGGCCCTTCAGTTGTGCCTGTCCACCGGCCTCTACGaccgggcgcggcgcgtgatTAATCGCGATGCATTCGAACTGAAGAAG CTCTTCTGCCACGACCTCCATGACTGCATCGCATATTTCGCGATGGCTGGCGAGGTCTGGGCGGCTTTGCAGGAACACGAGAAAGCATTCCACGCACTCGACATGGCCCTCTCCCTTCCGAGCGCCACAGACGAAACTCTCTATCTTCAG GCCGACGCCTACAAACGCTTCGTTCTTTTGTCGCTGAtgcttcgcgggcgcgtgaTACGACCGCCACCTCCTTCTCCG AGTGGTGAAGAAGCGCTGCGGATGGCGACATACCACCAGGCGATTGGGGAGCACGCGCTCGTCTTCCCAGGCGCGTCGACGCGGACTCTGGCGAAGCGGGACGCTCCTGCGTCAtcgcggctcgcgtctgGCGCCCGCAACACCCgagcctctctctcggcctTTCTCGCTGCCCGCCTTCACGGTCTCAGCGAAGCCATTCGGGTGCATGCCGCGCAGCtcaaagaagaaaacaacCTGGAACTTGCCCAAGAGCTCATCGCG AGCGTGCGGTACCGGCAAGTTGAAGAACTCAGTCGGATTTTCCtggcgcttcctctcgcgtcgtTCCGGAGGCGCATGGACGTCGCCTCGGACGCGGAagccgtccgcctcctcgcctctcttcccGTGAAAAAG GGCTCTCCCCCGCTGTGCGCgtacgacgaggagaagcaaGTCGTCTGCTTCCGAGGGCCGtacgcgtctgcgtctccccccGCGGGAGAGTCTTCTGCTGAG GGagcagacgcctccgcagcggcccgCGGAGACCTGAAGCGGCAAATCGAAGAGTCTCTCCAACGCGTCAGCTCcatctcgcggcgcctgcgcgctgtAGAGGCTCGG GTTACGGAGAGTGAAGGCTTTGAGCGCTTTATGAACGAAGTTAGCGACGccggggagggcggcggccgcggcggaggacgaacgaggagcgagggcgacgagggtcATTCTGCAGAAG CGTATGTGGAAGACTGCTGGCGGCCGGTGGAAGACGGGGTGCTTGAACGGGAAGAAGAAATGCAGGTTGTCTCTTTtgaagaggagggcgcaggATAA